A genomic segment from Holophagales bacterium encodes:
- a CDS encoding peptidyl-prolyl cis-trans isomerase has translation MKQTLTCVLLLLPLLAVVTASAQTSTNPSVVVKTSMGSFTIELYPDKAPETVKNFLLYVDEGFYTGTIFHRVIDGFMVQGGGLDKEMAKKATRAPIVNEAGNKLKNIVGTVAMARTGEPNSATAQFFVNVKDNAFLDYRDSSRDGIGYCVFGKVVQGMDVVDKIRAVPTGTKGGMQNVPLTPVVIESVTRVKAAPAA, from the coding sequence ATGAAGCAGACTCTGACCTGCGTGCTTCTCCTCCTGCCGCTCCTGGCGGTGGTGACCGCCTCGGCCCAGACCTCCACGAACCCGTCGGTCGTCGTGAAGACGTCGATGGGGAGCTTCACGATCGAGCTCTACCCCGACAAGGCGCCGGAGACGGTGAAGAACTTCCTCCTTTACGTCGACGAGGGCTTCTACACGGGGACGATCTTCCACCGGGTCATCGACGGTTTCATGGTCCAGGGGGGCGGTCTCGACAAGGAGATGGCGAAGAAGGCGACGCGCGCGCCGATCGTCAACGAGGCGGGCAACAAGCTGAAGAACATCGTCGGGACGGTCGCGATGGCGCGCACGGGCGAGCCGAACAGCGCGACGGCGCAGTTCTTCGTCAACGTGAAGGACAACGCCTTCCTCGACTACCGCGACAGCTCCCGCGACGGGATCGGCTATTGCGTCTTCGGCAAGGTCGTCCAGGGAATGGACGTCGTCGACAAGATCAGGGCCGTCCCGACGGGGACGAAGGGCGGAATGCAGAACGTACCGCTGACGCCGGTCGTCATCGAGTCGGTCACCCGCGTCAAGGCCGCGCCGGCGGCGTAG
- a CDS encoding RNA-binding transcriptional accessory protein encodes MNFETWFQEKHPGIPPRSAAAVLALGAEGGTVPFIARYRKEATGGLDEVAVLAVLEAKETWDEVVKRQTFVVSEIEAQGKLTPELKARLLATFDLPTLEDLYLPYKKKRKTKAVIAREAGLQPLADWLWEVGHGGATTEAPEAKAAAFLNPEAGFAEVPATLQGAVEIVIERLSETEELRQHVRREAFERGGLSSGKGEEPKAASKYEMYFDFRDSVASLMKPESSHRYLAMRRGWLEKELTLSLGDAPKHPGFEERLLAQFERAAGAGNATPAQPFLKKAARFALKAHVLLSIEAEVHKALKDVADEAAIHVFAENVRKVLLAAPFGPKAVLGVDPGLRTGCKLAVVDGSGKYVASTVIHLQGDDARDRARRTLVESVKTAAIRCVAVGNGTGGREAEAFVREALREAGLDVPVVLVNESGASIYSASETAREEFPDLDLTIRGAISIARRLQDPLAELVKVDPKSIGVGQYQHDVSPHALKKRLDTVVDSAVNQVGVNLNTASPHLLAHVSGIGPALGKAIVARRETNGLFSSRPELLEVPRFSKKTFEQAAGFLRIAGGENPLDNTGVHPERYEALETFAAGLGKTLSDLVGPGVALVKGSKELRESLGAFTFEDVVKELEKPGRDPREGFVPFSFLEGVNQVSDLKEGMTCPGIVTNVTNFGAFVDVGVHQDGLVHISQLSSARFVKDPREVVNPGDRVQVKVLAVDLARQRISLTMRLGEPAGRPAPRNEAGRGAGAGAPSAGPGRPGPGGTGGARPPARPEPPKPVVDRRWAGLASLKK; translated from the coding sequence GTGAACTTCGAAACCTGGTTCCAGGAAAAGCACCCCGGCATCCCTCCCCGCTCCGCCGCCGCCGTCCTCGCCCTCGGGGCCGAGGGAGGCACCGTCCCGTTCATCGCGCGCTACCGTAAAGAGGCCACGGGGGGCCTCGACGAGGTGGCGGTGCTGGCCGTCCTCGAGGCGAAGGAAACGTGGGACGAGGTCGTCAAGCGCCAGACGTTCGTCGTCTCAGAGATCGAGGCCCAGGGAAAGCTGACCCCCGAGCTGAAGGCGCGGCTGCTCGCGACGTTCGACCTGCCGACCCTCGAAGACCTCTACCTCCCCTACAAGAAGAAGCGGAAGACGAAGGCCGTGATCGCCCGCGAGGCGGGGCTTCAACCGCTGGCCGACTGGCTCTGGGAGGTCGGGCACGGCGGCGCGACGACCGAGGCGCCCGAGGCGAAGGCCGCGGCCTTCCTCAACCCCGAGGCCGGGTTCGCCGAAGTCCCCGCGACGCTCCAGGGGGCCGTCGAGATCGTGATCGAGCGCCTCTCGGAGACGGAGGAGCTCCGGCAGCACGTCCGCCGCGAGGCGTTCGAGCGCGGCGGCCTCTCTTCGGGGAAGGGCGAGGAGCCGAAGGCGGCGAGCAAGTACGAGATGTACTTCGACTTCCGGGACTCCGTCGCCTCGCTGATGAAGCCGGAGTCGTCGCACCGCTACCTCGCGATGCGTCGCGGCTGGCTCGAGAAGGAGCTGACGCTCTCGCTGGGCGACGCGCCGAAGCACCCCGGCTTCGAGGAACGGCTGCTCGCCCAGTTCGAGCGGGCGGCGGGCGCGGGGAACGCGACGCCGGCGCAGCCGTTCCTGAAGAAGGCGGCGCGCTTCGCGCTGAAGGCGCACGTCCTGCTCTCGATCGAGGCGGAGGTCCACAAGGCGCTGAAGGACGTGGCCGACGAGGCGGCGATCCACGTCTTCGCCGAGAACGTGCGGAAGGTCCTCCTCGCGGCGCCGTTCGGTCCGAAGGCGGTCCTCGGTGTCGATCCGGGGCTTCGCACCGGCTGCAAGCTGGCCGTCGTCGACGGCTCGGGGAAGTACGTCGCGTCGACGGTGATCCACCTGCAGGGGGACGACGCGCGCGATCGGGCGCGTCGGACGCTCGTGGAGAGCGTGAAGACGGCCGCGATCCGCTGCGTGGCGGTGGGGAACGGGACGGGCGGGCGCGAGGCGGAGGCGTTCGTCCGCGAGGCGCTCCGCGAGGCGGGGCTCGACGTGCCGGTCGTCCTCGTGAACGAGTCGGGGGCGTCGATCTACAGCGCGAGCGAGACGGCGCGCGAGGAGTTCCCCGACCTCGACCTGACGATCCGCGGCGCGATCTCGATCGCGCGGCGGCTGCAGGACCCGCTCGCCGAGCTGGTGAAGGTCGACCCGAAGTCGATCGGCGTCGGGCAGTACCAGCACGACGTCTCTCCCCACGCCCTGAAGAAGCGGCTCGACACCGTCGTCGACTCGGCCGTGAACCAGGTCGGCGTGAACCTCAACACCGCTTCGCCGCACCTCCTCGCGCACGTCTCGGGGATCGGACCGGCGCTCGGGAAGGCGATCGTGGCGCGGCGCGAGACGAACGGGCTCTTCTCCTCGCGGCCCGAGCTGCTGGAGGTGCCGCGCTTCTCGAAGAAGACCTTCGAGCAGGCGGCGGGGTTCCTCCGGATCGCGGGGGGGGAGAACCCGCTGGACAACACCGGGGTCCACCCGGAGCGATACGAGGCGCTCGAGACTTTTGCCGCGGGGCTCGGGAAGACGCTGAGCGACCTCGTCGGCCCCGGCGTGGCGCTCGTGAAAGGGTCGAAGGAGCTTCGCGAGTCGCTCGGCGCCTTCACGTTCGAGGATGTCGTCAAGGAGCTGGAGAAGCCGGGCCGCGACCCGCGCGAGGGCTTCGTCCCGTTCTCGTTCCTCGAGGGGGTGAACCAGGTCTCGGACCTGAAGGAGGGGATGACCTGCCCCGGCATCGTCACGAACGTGACGAATTTCGGGGCGTTCGTGGACGTCGGCGTCCACCAGGACGGCCTCGTCCACATCTCGCAGCTGTCGTCGGCGCGTTTCGTGAAGGACCCGCGCGAGGTCGTGAACCCGGGGGACCGGGTGCAGGTGAAGGTCCTCGCGGTCGACCTCGCCAGGCAGCGGATCTCGCTGACGATGCGGCTCGGCGAGCCGGCGGGGAGGCCCGCGCCGCGGAACGAAGCGGGGCGCGGGGCGGGCGCCGGGGCGCCGTCCGCCGGCCCCGGGAGGCCGGGACCGGGCGGAACCGGCGGGGCGAGGCCTCCGGCACGCCCCGAGCCGCCGAAGCCCGTGGTCGACCGGCGCTGGGCCGGTCTCGCGAGCCTGAAGAAGTGA
- a CDS encoding DJ-1/PfpI family protein, giving the protein MSVKKILFLVGDFVEDYEVMVPFQALQMVGHTVHAVCPGKSAGEKVKTAVHDFEGDQTYSEKPGHLFALNASFDDVKAADYDALLVPGGRAPEYIRLNEKVIEIVRHFSAAKKPIASICHGAQLLAAAGVLGGRECSAYPACGPDVTRADGTYMSIPVDAAHVDGNLVTAPAWPAHPAWLAAFLKVLGTKIEP; this is encoded by the coding sequence ATGAGCGTGAAGAAGATCCTGTTTCTCGTCGGCGATTTCGTGGAGGACTACGAGGTCATGGTCCCGTTCCAGGCGCTCCAGATGGTGGGCCACACCGTCCACGCCGTCTGCCCGGGGAAGAGCGCGGGCGAGAAGGTGAAGACCGCCGTCCACGACTTCGAGGGGGACCAGACCTACTCCGAGAAGCCGGGGCACCTCTTCGCCCTGAACGCCTCGTTCGACGACGTGAAGGCCGCCGACTACGACGCCCTCCTCGTCCCGGGCGGGCGCGCCCCCGAGTACATCCGCCTGAACGAGAAAGTGATCGAGATCGTCCGCCACTTCTCCGCGGCCAAGAAGCCGATCGCCTCGATCTGCCACGGCGCGCAGCTCCTCGCGGCCGCCGGCGTCCTCGGCGGGCGCGAGTGCAGCGCCTACCCGGCGTGCGGCCCCGACGTGACGCGCGCGGACGGGACCTACATGAGCATCCCGGTCGACGCCGCGCACGTCGACGGGAACCTCGTCACCGCTCCCGCCTGGCCCGCTCACCCGGCCTGGCTCGCGGCGTTCCTGAAGGTTCTCGGGACGAAGATCGAGCCCTGA
- a CDS encoding FAD-dependent oxidoreductase, whose translation MARLVILGAGIAGQTAALHARRKLGRDHEVVVVSPNSRWNWIPSNIWVGVGVMTPEQVTFPLRPVYEKAGIAFVQGKAVSVHPEGDGDVGKPYVKVALTEPGKAGQEERVPYDWLVNATGPKLNFDATPGLGPQKNSVSVCTFDHAAHASKAFDESVARMKAGEKQTLLVGTGHGNCTCQGAAFEYIFNVEFELRRRGVRDKARVVWISNEHELGDFGMGGMFLKRGGYVTHSRVFTESLYTERGIEWITRAAVKEVAPGEASYETLDGDERSLKFDFAMLLPPFSGVGLQAFDRAGADITPSVFAPSGFMLVDGDYAKKPYEEWSPDDWPRTYQSPKHPNVFAVGIAFAPPHAISKPMTSPRGTPIFPTPPRTGMPTGVMAREVALNIVDMIKGKATAPTRQASLAHMGAACIASAGAGLFRGTAVSMTLFPIVPDFRKYPDTGRDLGWTFGEIGLAGHWIKHLLHFGFLYKAKANPLWAMVPE comes from the coding sequence ATGGCCCGACTCGTCATTCTCGGGGCCGGCATCGCGGGGCAGACGGCGGCTCTGCACGCCCGGCGCAAGCTCGGCCGCGACCACGAGGTCGTCGTCGTCTCTCCCAACAGCAGGTGGAACTGGATTCCCTCGAACATCTGGGTCGGCGTGGGGGTGATGACGCCCGAGCAGGTCACCTTCCCGCTGCGGCCCGTGTACGAGAAGGCCGGGATCGCCTTCGTGCAGGGCAAGGCCGTGAGCGTCCACCCGGAAGGGGACGGCGACGTCGGGAAGCCTTACGTGAAGGTCGCGCTCACCGAGCCCGGGAAGGCGGGCCAGGAGGAGCGGGTCCCCTACGACTGGCTCGTCAACGCCACGGGCCCGAAGCTCAACTTCGACGCCACGCCCGGCCTCGGGCCGCAGAAGAACAGCGTTTCCGTCTGCACCTTCGACCACGCCGCGCACGCGTCGAAGGCGTTCGACGAATCGGTCGCCCGGATGAAGGCGGGGGAGAAGCAGACGCTCCTCGTCGGCACCGGCCACGGCAACTGCACCTGCCAGGGGGCCGCGTTCGAGTACATCTTCAACGTCGAGTTCGAGCTGCGCCGGCGCGGCGTGCGCGACAAGGCCCGGGTCGTCTGGATCTCGAACGAGCACGAGCTGGGCGACTTCGGGATGGGCGGCATGTTCCTCAAACGCGGCGGCTACGTCACGCACAGCCGCGTCTTCACCGAGTCGCTCTACACCGAGCGCGGCATCGAGTGGATCACCCGCGCCGCGGTGAAGGAGGTCGCCCCGGGCGAGGCCTCGTACGAGACGCTCGACGGCGACGAGCGCTCGCTGAAGTTCGACTTCGCCATGCTCCTGCCTCCGTTCTCCGGTGTCGGCCTGCAGGCCTTCGACAGGGCCGGCGCCGACATCACACCGTCGGTCTTCGCCCCGAGCGGCTTCATGCTCGTCGACGGCGACTATGCGAAGAAGCCGTACGAAGAGTGGTCCCCCGACGACTGGCCCCGGACCTACCAGTCTCCGAAGCACCCGAACGTCTTCGCCGTCGGCATCGCCTTCGCGCCGCCGCACGCCATCTCGAAGCCGATGACGAGCCCGAGGGGCACGCCCATCTTTCCCACGCCGCCCCGAACCGGAATGCCGACGGGGGTCATGGCCCGCGAGGTCGCCCTCAACATCGTCGACATGATCAAGGGGAAGGCCACGGCCCCCACACGCCAGGCGTCGCTCGCCCACATGGGTGCGGCCTGCATCGCCTCGGCCGGCGCCGGCCTCTTCCGCGGAACGGCCGTCTCGATGACGCTCTTCCCCATCGTCCCCGACTTCAGGAAGTACCCCGACACCGGGCGCGACCTCGGCTGGACCTTCGGCGAGATCGGCCTCGCCGGCCACTGGATCAAGCACCTCCTCCACTTCGGATTCCTCTACAAGGCCAAGGCGAACCCCCTCTGGGCGATGGTGCCGGAATGA
- a CDS encoding EAL domain-containing protein, whose amino-acid sequence MDRPTTDEGEKGAESRDATPIGGILGDLIAAKADLEARNEALQLVNELTLRLQRRLDVEAIAAETVEVLARHSQAPLVAFYLLEGNEGPLRMVKGHGFNEREMQLGAVLPLLGSASGLAVRERRIVTVRQGAIDEGHAHPVVTALAERGLSTGLCIPLLRGDSPLGTVNLIFPDHRELRPLEVDTFHGIARAVSLALANALLVADLEHLAFHDLLTGLPNRAGLHRRFTRLAQHGGGSPQVGLILLDLDRFREINDTLGHTVGDELLVQVVSRLVCGTDGRRDGVFRLGGDEFGIVVPGAGSLAEIDAEARRILGALSQPLRVGGMGLEIGASAGVALSPGQDCDSHELLRCADVALHRAKRTPGSVACYARELDEHTPERLAMLSELGRAIREGELVLHFQPKVALQYGFIEGFEALVRWRHPRLGLLAPGRFVPFAEATDVMRPLTSWVVRSALEQLTRWNRQLPRLTMAINLSMRNLLDRSCPDALAEIVREVGVDPGVVEFELTETAIMADPETAMTALDRITASGSRLAIDDFGTGYSSLSYLKRLPVDVLKIDRSFIADMTSGSRSRAIVQSTVQLAHSLDLGVVAEGIEERESARALREMKCDLAQGFYFAQPEPAEIAGRHVASGGCLDVPV is encoded by the coding sequence ATGGACAGGCCCACCACCGATGAGGGAGAGAAGGGCGCGGAGAGTCGCGACGCGACGCCGATCGGAGGGATCCTCGGCGACCTGATCGCGGCGAAGGCCGATCTCGAAGCGCGCAACGAGGCGCTGCAGCTCGTGAACGAGCTCACCTTGCGGCTCCAGAGGCGGCTCGACGTGGAGGCGATCGCAGCCGAGACCGTGGAGGTGCTGGCCCGCCACAGCCAGGCACCGCTCGTAGCCTTCTACCTCCTCGAAGGGAACGAGGGGCCCCTGCGGATGGTGAAGGGGCACGGGTTCAACGAGCGGGAGATGCAGCTGGGAGCCGTGCTGCCGCTGCTGGGGAGCGCGAGCGGGCTCGCGGTGCGGGAACGACGGATCGTGACGGTGCGGCAGGGGGCCATCGACGAGGGCCATGCCCACCCGGTGGTGACGGCGCTCGCGGAACGGGGCCTCTCGACCGGTCTCTGCATCCCCCTCCTCCGCGGGGACTCGCCTCTCGGCACCGTGAACCTCATCTTCCCGGATCACCGCGAGCTCCGCCCGCTGGAGGTCGACACGTTCCACGGAATCGCCCGCGCCGTCTCCCTCGCTCTCGCAAACGCCCTTCTCGTCGCCGATCTCGAGCACCTCGCCTTCCACGACCTGCTCACCGGGCTCCCGAACCGGGCCGGGCTCCACAGGCGGTTCACACGCCTCGCCCAGCACGGCGGAGGGAGCCCTCAGGTCGGGCTCATCCTGCTCGACCTCGACCGCTTTCGCGAGATCAACGACACGCTCGGACACACCGTGGGAGACGAGCTGCTCGTCCAGGTCGTCTCGCGCCTCGTGTGCGGCACCGACGGCCGACGGGACGGCGTCTTCCGCCTGGGGGGCGACGAGTTCGGCATCGTGGTCCCGGGGGCCGGGAGCCTGGCCGAGATCGACGCCGAGGCGCGCCGCATCCTCGGTGCCCTGTCGCAGCCTCTCCGGGTGGGCGGCATGGGGCTCGAGATCGGTGCGAGCGCCGGCGTCGCGCTTTCCCCCGGGCAGGATTGCGACAGCCACGAGCTCCTGCGCTGCGCGGACGTGGCGCTCCACAGGGCCAAGAGGACCCCCGGGAGCGTGGCCTGCTATGCACGCGAGCTGGACGAGCACACGCCGGAGCGTCTCGCCATGCTGTCGGAACTGGGAAGAGCGATCCGGGAGGGGGAGCTCGTCCTTCACTTTCAGCCGAAGGTGGCGCTGCAGTACGGCTTCATCGAAGGGTTCGAAGCGCTCGTGAGGTGGCGGCACCCGCGGCTGGGGCTCCTCGCCCCGGGGCGGTTCGTGCCGTTCGCCGAGGCGACGGACGTGATGCGGCCTCTGACGAGCTGGGTGGTGAGGAGCGCCCTCGAGCAGCTGACGCGCTGGAACCGGCAGCTGCCGCGCCTGACGATGGCGATCAACCTCTCCATGCGGAACCTCCTCGACCGGAGCTGCCCCGACGCGCTCGCGGAAATCGTGCGGGAAGTGGGCGTCGACCCGGGCGTCGTGGAGTTCGAGCTGACCGAGACGGCGATCATGGCCGACCCGGAGACGGCGATGACGGCCCTCGACCGCATCACGGCGTCGGGTTCGCGCCTCGCCATCGACGACTTCGGCACCGGGTACTCCTCGCTCTCCTACCTCAAGCGCCTGCCGGTGGACGTCCTCAAGATCGACCGCTCCTTCATCGCCGACATGACGTCCGGGTCGCGGAGCCGCGCGATCGTCCAGTCGACCGTGCAGCTCGCGCACAGTCTCGACCTCGGCGTCGTGGCGGAGGGAATCGAGGAGCGCGAGAGCGCACGCGCGCTCCGCGAGATGAAGTGCGACCTCGCGCAGGGCTTCTACTTTGCCCAGCCAGAGCCCGCGGAGATCGCTGGCCGCCACGTCGCGTCGGGGGGGTGCCTGGACGTGCCGGTGTAG
- a CDS encoding GAF domain-containing protein codes for MTRASAAADRLELERLRVLVEASKLINSSIEPTVLFSTIVTLAREKLGVERGTLFFVDEARQEIWARIPMEGDVSEIRLPMGKGIAGTVAATGETVVVDDAWADPRFDASVDRRSGFRTRSILCVPIRNRGGRIVGVLQLLNKREGGFGASDLEFLELVSGHVAIGMENATLHLSLLEKDRMQRELALGQEIQKRLLPEPPRGIPGTEIAATSVACFEVSGDSYDFLELPSGDLGLSIADVSGKGVAAALVMSSLQAALRVAAPLDESPVRLTARLDKLIHELAGGQEVRHFLLRLLHAGDGPPALRQRGAQPAADGVRRPGDAPREHGCACRTSPERGVEGGGGGPGAGSFDRLLHGRPHRGHRAGRRGVRGRAPLGSRDVTRGAAGLRGDGWHPRRRHRVRGRFASGRRQDAGGVAPRSLRRGAGRGRRPGAAGRGDMIPAESEKTGRTDAASWSRKPSARGGRARWTGPPPMRERRARRVATRRRSEGSSAT; via the coding sequence GTGACGCGGGCCTCCGCGGCCGCCGATCGCCTGGAGCTCGAGCGGCTCCGCGTCCTCGTCGAGGCGTCGAAGCTGATCAACTCCTCGATCGAGCCGACGGTCCTCTTCTCCACGATCGTGACGCTCGCCAGGGAGAAACTCGGCGTCGAGCGGGGGACGCTCTTCTTCGTCGACGAGGCGAGGCAGGAGATATGGGCCCGGATCCCGATGGAGGGCGACGTCTCGGAGATCCGTCTTCCGATGGGAAAGGGGATCGCCGGGACCGTCGCGGCGACCGGAGAGACGGTCGTCGTGGACGACGCATGGGCGGACCCGCGGTTCGACGCGTCGGTGGACCGCCGGTCGGGCTTCCGGACGCGGTCGATCCTCTGCGTTCCGATCCGGAACCGCGGCGGGCGCATCGTCGGCGTCCTCCAGCTCCTGAACAAGCGGGAGGGCGGGTTCGGCGCGTCGGACCTCGAGTTCCTCGAGCTCGTCTCCGGGCACGTCGCCATCGGGATGGAGAACGCCACGCTCCACCTGAGCCTCCTCGAGAAGGACCGGATGCAGCGGGAGCTCGCGCTCGGGCAGGAGATCCAGAAGCGCCTCCTGCCGGAGCCGCCGCGGGGGATTCCCGGGACGGAGATCGCCGCGACGAGCGTGGCCTGCTTCGAGGTGAGCGGCGACTCGTACGACTTTCTCGAGCTTCCGTCCGGCGACCTCGGCCTCTCCATCGCCGACGTCTCGGGAAAGGGCGTCGCGGCGGCCCTCGTGATGTCGAGCCTGCAGGCGGCGCTGCGGGTGGCCGCGCCGCTGGACGAGAGCCCCGTCCGGCTGACGGCGCGCCTCGACAAGCTGATTCACGAGCTGGCGGGGGGGCAGGAAGTACGTCACTTTCTTCTTCGGCTGCTACACGCCGGCGACGGGCCGCCTGCGCTACGTCAACGCGGGGCACAACCCGCCGCTGATGGTGTGCGGCGGCCAGGTGACGCCCCTCGGGAGCACGGGTGTGCCTGTAGGACTTCTCCCGAACGGGGTGTGGAAGGAGGCGGAGGCGGTCCTGGCGCCGGGAGCTTCGATCGTCTTCTACACGGACGGCCTCACCGAGGCCACCGCGCCGGACGACGAGGAGTTCGGGGGCGAGCGCCTCTCGGCTCTCGCGACGTCACTCGCGGGGCGGCCGGCCTCCGAGGTGACGGCTGGCATCCTCGCCGGCGTCACCGCGTTCGAGGCCGGTTCGCGTCCGGCCGACGACAAGACGCTGGTGGTGTTGCGCCGCGAAGCCTGAGGCGAGGCGCCGGCCGGGGCAGAAGACCGGGGGCGGCCGGCCGCGGCGATATGATTCCGGCGGAAAGCGAGAAGACCGGCCGGACGGACGCGGCATCCTGGAGCCGGAAACCGTCGGCTCGCGGGGGGAGGGCTCGATGGACAGGCCCACCACCGATGAGGGAGAGAAGGGCGCGGAGAGTCGCGACGCGACGCCGATCGGAGGGATCCTCGGCGACCTGA
- the pssA gene encoding CDP-diacylglycerol--serine O-phosphatidyltransferase, protein MTTGTPRKHFSMIREFHLADWFTLANAVCGVGALFSTMTYLETKDVRHVYWASALVFAGLVFDVLDGRIARWRQKSSPLGQELDSLADVISFGVAPAILAYGCGMQGLYDRVVLVCFVACGVSRLARYNVTAEALSEGTGKVKYFEGTPIPTSILLVLLLAFAARSGAVGQDLWFGVVQPGGFDLHPLVLVFAISGSLMISRIRIPKP, encoded by the coding sequence ATGACGACAGGGACGCCGCGCAAGCACTTCTCGATGATTCGCGAGTTCCACCTGGCGGACTGGTTCACGCTCGCGAACGCCGTCTGCGGCGTCGGGGCTCTCTTTTCCACGATGACCTACCTGGAAACGAAGGACGTCCGGCACGTCTATTGGGCCAGCGCGCTCGTCTTCGCCGGGCTCGTCTTCGACGTCCTCGACGGCCGCATCGCCCGCTGGCGGCAGAAGTCGTCGCCGCTGGGCCAGGAGCTCGACTCGCTCGCCGACGTCATCTCCTTCGGCGTCGCCCCCGCCATCCTCGCGTACGGCTGCGGCATGCAGGGCCTGTACGACCGCGTCGTCCTGGTCTGCTTCGTCGCCTGCGGCGTCTCACGCCTCGCCCGGTACAACGTCACCGCCGAGGCCCTGTCCGAGGGAACGGGCAAGGTGAAGTACTTCGAGGGGACGCCGATCCCCACATCCATCCTCCTCGTCCTGCTCCTGGCGTTCGCGGCGAGGTCCGGCGCCGTGGGGCAGGACCTCTGGTTCGGCGTCGTCCAGCCGGGCGGCTTCGACCTTCATCCCCTGGTCCTCGTTTTCGCAATCTCGGGCTCGCTGATGATCAGCCGGATCCGCATTCCCAAGCCGTGA
- a CDS encoding alpha/beta fold hydrolase: MSFSAGVGAAARTAGAGVPRRRLRQPRVRASTAPLRPFGMGDLADDAAAVMEAAGAGPASVFGISMGGMIALELALRHPGHVSALALGATFAGWRESRKASLSVMAELIAGGALSRIGSHRLIAGALVSKELAGSDLARFGAWVGPQAV; the protein is encoded by the coding sequence ATGAGCTTCTCGGCGGGCGTGGGGGCCGCTGCCCGAACGGCTGGCGCAGGAGTTCCGCGTCGTCGTCTTCGACAACCGCGGGTCAGGGCGTCGACGGCGCCGCTGCGCCCGTTCGGGATGGGCGACCTGGCCGACGACGCGGCGGCGGTGATGGAAGCCGCCGGGGCCGGGCCCGCCTCCGTCTTCGGGATCTCGATGGGCGGGATGATCGCGCTCGAGCTGGCGCTCCGGCACCCGGGCCACGTGAGTGCGCTCGCGCTCGGCGCGACGTTCGCGGGGTGGAGGGAGAGCCGGAAGGCGTCGCTTTCCGTGATGGCAGAGCTGATTGCCGGAGGAGCGCTGTCGCGGATCGGCTCGCACCGGCTCATCGCCGGCGCGCTCGTCTCGAAGGAGCTGGCCGGAAGCGACCTCGCGCGATTCGGGGCGTGGGTCGGGCCACAGGCCGTGTGA
- a CDS encoding GNAT family N-acetyltransferase, whose protein sequence is MARRGGAPCGIHPVHPRGVAGSPYVASVAVAEEERGRGVGKALLDATEARYPKARYVFLCVSSFNTRARALYERHGYRLVGELPDYVVDGYSELLMGKRLA, encoded by the coding sequence GTGGCGCGGCGGGGCGGAGCGCCGTGCGGGATTCATCCGGTTCACCCGCGCGGCGTGGCCGGGTCGCCGTACGTCGCGAGCGTGGCCGTGGCGGAAGAGGAACGCGGGCGCGGCGTGGGCAAGGCGCTCCTCGATGCGACCGAAGCCCGCTACCCGAAGGCGCGCTACGTCTTCCTGTGCGTCTCGTCGTTCAACACGCGGGCCCGCGCGCTCTACGAAAGGCATGGGTACCGGCTGGTGGGCGAGCTGCCGGACTACGTCGTCGACGGGTACTCCGAGCTGCTGATGGGCAAGAGGCTCGCGTGA
- a CDS encoding insulinase family protein — protein MNASIVRAFGAWKNTGALLPPVPASPPRPRPRVLLVDRPGSVQSTVVSGRPGPAVSDADWYDVLVANTVYADAFGSRLVKNIREEKGYTYSPLRRFLYAPRREPSPDAGRRP, from the coding sequence GTGAACGCCTCCATCGTCCGCGCCTTCGGGGCGTGGAAGAACACCGGCGCCCTGCTGCCGCCTGTGCCTGCGTCGCCTCCCCGCCCGAGGCCGCGAGTTCTTCTCGTCGACCGTCCTGGATCGGTCCAGTCGACCGTCGTCTCCGGCCGGCCCGGCCCGGCCGTCTCTGATGCCGACTGGTACGACGTCCTCGTCGCGAACACCGTCTACGCTGACGCCTTCGGCAGCCGCCTCGTGAAGAACATCCGCGAGGAGAAGGGCTACACCTATTCCCCCCTCAGGCGATTTCTCTACGCGCCGCGCCGGGAGCCTTCTCCAGATGCAGGCCGACGTCCGTAA